A part of Saccharomonospora amisosensis genomic DNA contains:
- a CDS encoding aspartate kinase has translation MALVVQKYGGSSLESADRIKRVAERIVATKKAGNHVVVVCSAMGDTTDELLDLAEQVNPVPPEREMDMLLTAGERISNALVAMAISAQGAEAWSFTGSQAGVVTTAVHGNARIIDVTPSRVTDALEQGYVALVAGFQGVSQDTKDITTLGRGGSDTTAVALAAALNADVCEIYSDVDGVYTADPRIVGNARKLDTVPYEEMLELAASGSKILHLRSVEYARRYGVPISVRSSYSDKPGTTVTGSIEEIPVEQALITGVAHDRSEAKITITGVPDHAGAAARIFRTVADAEIDIDMVLQNISNTAGRTDITFTLSKANGPKAVSELEKIKTELDFSAVLYDDHVGKVSLVGAGMRSHPGVTASFCEALAKAGVNIEIINTSEIRISVLIRDAQLDDAVRAIHEAFELGGDEEAVVYAGSGR, from the coding sequence GTGGCGCTCGTGGTCCAGAAGTACGGCGGTTCGTCGCTGGAGAGCGCTGACCGGATCAAACGCGTGGCCGAGCGCATCGTGGCCACGAAGAAGGCGGGCAACCACGTGGTTGTCGTCTGCTCGGCGATGGGCGACACCACCGACGAGTTGCTGGATCTGGCGGAGCAGGTGAACCCAGTGCCGCCGGAGCGCGAGATGGACATGCTGCTCACGGCGGGTGAGCGCATCTCCAACGCGCTCGTGGCCATGGCGATCTCGGCGCAGGGTGCCGAGGCGTGGTCGTTCACCGGCTCGCAGGCGGGGGTGGTGACCACCGCGGTGCACGGCAACGCCCGGATCATCGACGTGACGCCCAGCCGTGTCACCGATGCGCTCGAGCAGGGTTACGTCGCGCTCGTCGCCGGCTTCCAGGGCGTGTCGCAAGACACCAAGGACATCACGACGCTCGGCAGGGGCGGTTCGGACACTACCGCGGTGGCGCTGGCCGCGGCGCTCAACGCGGACGTGTGCGAAATCTACTCCGATGTGGACGGTGTGTACACGGCTGACCCGCGCATCGTCGGCAACGCGCGCAAGCTCGACACCGTGCCGTACGAGGAGATGCTGGAGCTGGCGGCCAGCGGGTCGAAGATCCTGCACCTGCGCTCCGTGGAGTACGCCCGCCGCTACGGCGTGCCCATCAGCGTTCGCTCTTCCTACAGTGACAAGCCGGGCACAACCGTGACCGGTTCGATTGAGGAGATCCCCGTGGAACAAGCGTTGATCACCGGTGTGGCCCACGACCGTTCGGAGGCCAAGATCACCATCACCGGGGTGCCCGACCACGCGGGGGCGGCGGCTCGCATCTTCCGCACCGTGGCTGACGCGGAGATCGACATCGACATGGTGTTGCAGAACATCTCCAACACCGCGGGACGGACGGACATCACCTTCACGCTGTCGAAGGCCAACGGACCCAAGGCGGTCAGCGAGCTTGAGAAGATCAAGACCGAACTGGACTTCTCCGCGGTGCTCTACGACGACCACGTGGGCAAGGTTTCGCTTGTGGGCGCCGGGATGCGTTCCCACCCGGGCGTCACGGCGTCGTTCTGCGAGGCGCTGGCCAAGGCAGGCGTGAACATCGAGATCATCAACACCTCCGAGATCCGGATCTCGGTGTTGATCAGGGATGCACAGTTGGACGACGCGGTGCGCGCGATCCATGAGGCATTCGAACTCGGCGGCGACGAAGAGGCCGTCGTATACGCGGGGAGTGGACGCTGA
- a CDS encoding nitroreductase family protein: MSDKEADTSVPVHDIIARRWSPRALDESARVTDDQLRALLEAARWAPSFGNTQPARYVVGRRGDEAFDRILGTLTERNRSWAHRAGALLIACAVTHNEKGDVPYAEYGVGLASQNLVLQAVAEGLVTHQMAGFDKGAATRAFSLPDDVRPLVAIAVGVAADPEVLADERDISRETGPRNRLPLSEFAFTAEWGTPAFD, from the coding sequence ATGAGCGACAAGGAAGCCGACACCAGCGTTCCCGTCCACGACATCATCGCGCGCAGGTGGAGCCCACGGGCACTGGACGAATCCGCGCGGGTGACCGACGACCAACTGCGCGCGCTGCTCGAAGCCGCGCGATGGGCGCCTTCGTTCGGAAACACCCAGCCGGCCAGATACGTGGTTGGCAGGCGCGGTGACGAAGCCTTCGACCGCATCCTGGGCACGCTCACCGAGCGCAACCGTTCCTGGGCTCACCGGGCGGGCGCGTTGCTGATCGCCTGCGCCGTCACCCACAACGAGAAGGGTGACGTGCCCTACGCCGAGTACGGCGTTGGACTGGCGTCGCAAAACCTGGTGTTGCAGGCGGTGGCCGAAGGTCTCGTCACACACCAGATGGCGGGCTTCGACAAGGGCGCGGCCACCCGCGCGTTCTCGCTTCCCGACGATGTCCGGCCACTGGTGGCCATCGCGGTCGGAGTGGCGGCCGACCCGGAAGTGCTCGCCGACGAGCGCGACATCAGCAGGGAGACCGGCCCGCGCAACCGGCTGCCGCTTTCGGAGTTCGCGTTCACCGCCGAGTGGGGAACCCCGGCCTTCGACTGA
- the leuA gene encoding 2-isopropylmalate synthase, whose product MSTSEPGTPTGGIRKPTRPAPADQPRWNPQRGSSMPYHRYQPWYRLVEDIDLPDRTWPTKRIERAPLWCAVDLRDGNQALIDPMSPARKRKFFELLVRMGYKEIEVGFPAASQTDFDFVREIIEDNAIPEDVRIQVLTQCRPELIERTFASLEGAPQAIVHIYNSTSILQRRVVFREEREGIKKIATQAADLVLEYADKYSDTDFRFQYSPESYTGTELSYAAEVCNAVTEIWQPTEQRPVILNLPATVEMATPNVYADSIEWMNRNLERRDGVILSLHPHNDRGTGIAAAELGYQAGADRIEGCLFGNGERTGNVDLVALGMNLFSQGIDPQIDFSDLDEIKRTVEYCNQLPVHERSPWAGDLVFTAFSGSHQDAINKGFDALRAAAGKAGVPVDEFPWEVPYLPIDPRDVGRTYEAVIRVNSQSGKGGIAYIMKTEHQLDLPRRLQIEFSQTIQRHTDTQGGEVDPDTMWNAFAAEYLEPRNPLELLRQHVKANGDYELTAVVRLEGEEHEIVGRGNGPIAAFFDALAALGFDLRLLDYSEHTLTPGDDAKAASYIECAIGDKVYWGVGVDPSIVTASLRAVVSAVNRANR is encoded by the coding sequence ATGAGCACGTCCGAGCCCGGAACACCCACCGGCGGTATCCGTAAGCCAACTCGTCCCGCACCCGCCGACCAGCCGCGCTGGAACCCGCAGCGGGGCAGCTCGATGCCGTACCACCGCTACCAACCGTGGTACCGGCTCGTCGAGGACATCGACCTGCCCGACCGCACCTGGCCGACCAAGCGCATCGAACGCGCACCGCTGTGGTGCGCCGTCGATCTGCGTGACGGCAACCAGGCCCTGATCGACCCGATGTCGCCCGCGCGCAAGCGCAAGTTCTTCGAACTGCTCGTACGGATGGGCTACAAGGAGATCGAGGTCGGCTTCCCCGCGGCGAGCCAGACCGACTTCGACTTCGTTCGCGAGATCATCGAGGACAACGCGATCCCCGAGGATGTGCGCATCCAGGTGCTGACCCAGTGCCGCCCCGAGCTCATCGAGCGCACCTTCGCCTCGCTGGAGGGGGCGCCCCAGGCCATCGTGCACATCTACAACTCCACCTCGATCCTGCAGCGGCGCGTGGTGTTCCGCGAGGAACGCGAAGGCATCAAGAAGATCGCCACGCAGGCTGCCGACCTGGTACTCGAGTACGCGGACAAGTACTCCGACACCGACTTCCGGTTCCAGTACTCGCCGGAGTCCTACACCGGAACGGAACTGTCCTACGCCGCCGAGGTGTGCAACGCGGTGACCGAGATCTGGCAGCCGACCGAGCAGCGGCCGGTGATCCTCAACCTGCCCGCCACGGTCGAGATGGCGACGCCGAACGTCTACGCCGACTCGATCGAGTGGATGAACCGCAACCTGGAGCGCCGCGACGGCGTGATCCTGTCGCTGCACCCACACAACGACCGCGGCACCGGCATCGCCGCGGCCGAACTGGGCTACCAGGCAGGAGCCGATCGCATCGAGGGCTGCCTGTTCGGCAACGGTGAGCGCACCGGCAACGTCGATCTGGTGGCGCTCGGTATGAACCTGTTCAGCCAGGGAATCGACCCGCAGATCGACTTTTCCGACCTCGACGAGATCAAGCGCACGGTCGAGTACTGCAACCAGCTCCCGGTGCACGAGCGCAGCCCCTGGGCTGGTGATCTGGTGTTCACCGCCTTCTCCGGCAGCCACCAGGACGCCATCAACAAGGGCTTCGACGCGCTGCGCGCGGCCGCGGGCAAGGCAGGCGTGCCGGTTGACGAGTTCCCGTGGGAGGTGCCGTACCTGCCGATCGACCCCAGGGACGTCGGCCGCACCTACGAGGCCGTGATCAGGGTGAACTCGCAGTCGGGCAAGGGCGGTATCGCCTACATCATGAAGACCGAGCACCAGCTCGACCTTCCCCGCAGGTTGCAGATCGAGTTCTCGCAGACCATTCAGCGGCACACCGACACCCAGGGCGGCGAGGTCGACCCCGACACGATGTGGAACGCGTTCGCGGCCGAGTACCTGGAACCGCGCAACCCGCTGGAGCTCCTGCGCCAGCACGTCAAGGCCAACGGCGACTACGAGCTCACGGCCGTGGTGCGGCTGGAGGGCGAGGAACACGAGATCGTCGGCCGTGGCAACGGCCCGATCGCCGCGTTCTTCGACGCGCTGGCCGCCCTTGGCTTCGACCTGCGCCTGCTGGACTACAGCGAACACACCCTCACGCCGGGCGACGACGCGAAGGCGGCCTCCTACATCGAGTGCGCCATCGGCGACAAGGTGTACTGGGGTGTGGGGGTCGACCCGTCGATCGTCACCGCGTCGCTGCGAGCCGTCGTTTCGGCGGTGAACCGCGCGAACCGCTAG
- a CDS encoding aspartate-semialdehyde dehydrogenase, with amino-acid sequence MSTKSPTLALVGATGAVGTVMIDIINGRESVPWGEIRLIASARSAGKKLMVRGEEHTVVELTPEAFDGVDVAMFDVPDEVSARWAPVAAERGAVAVDNSGAFRMDDEVPLVVPEVNADKVSRRPKGIIANPNCTTLSMMAALGALHREFGLTELVVASYQAASGAGQDGIDRLYAELEAVSGKGLGNKAGDVRHALEAAGLPLADSPFAGTPLAMNVVPSAGSYKGDGWFSEELKVRNESRKILGISDLKVSATCVRVPVVTTHSLAVHATFSSEVTVEAAHKVFEAQPSIVLVDDPENGRFPSPAEVVGADPTYVGRVRQALDFPNTLDFFVCGDNLRKGAALNTYEVAERVAAEL; translated from the coding sequence ATGAGTACGAAGTCACCGACCCTGGCCCTCGTGGGCGCCACTGGCGCGGTCGGCACGGTCATGATCGACATCATCAACGGTCGCGAAAGCGTGCCCTGGGGCGAGATCCGGTTGATCGCCTCCGCGCGTTCCGCGGGCAAGAAGCTCATGGTGCGGGGCGAGGAGCACACGGTCGTCGAACTCACCCCGGAGGCGTTCGACGGTGTGGACGTGGCGATGTTCGACGTGCCGGACGAGGTCTCGGCGCGGTGGGCCCCCGTGGCCGCCGAGAGAGGCGCGGTGGCTGTCGACAACTCCGGTGCGTTCCGCATGGACGACGAGGTGCCGCTAGTCGTACCGGAGGTCAACGCCGACAAGGTGAGCAGGCGGCCGAAGGGCATCATCGCCAACCCCAACTGCACGACGCTGTCAATGATGGCGGCGTTGGGCGCGCTGCACCGGGAGTTCGGTCTCACCGAGCTCGTCGTCGCCTCCTACCAGGCCGCCTCCGGTGCCGGTCAGGACGGGATCGACCGGCTGTACGCCGAGCTGGAGGCGGTGTCCGGCAAGGGGCTGGGCAACAAGGCTGGTGACGTGCGGCACGCGTTGGAGGCCGCTGGGCTGCCACTGGCCGATTCTCCGTTCGCGGGCACACCGCTGGCGATGAACGTGGTGCCGTCCGCCGGTTCCTACAAGGGCGACGGCTGGTTCTCCGAGGAGCTCAAGGTTCGCAACGAGTCTCGCAAGATCCTCGGCATCTCCGACCTGAAGGTCTCGGCGACCTGCGTGCGGGTTCCCGTTGTCACCACGCACTCGCTCGCCGTGCACGCGACGTTCTCCAGCGAGGTCACCGTGGAGGCCGCGCACAAGGTGTTCGAGGCACAGCCCTCCATCGTCTTGGTCGACGACCCCGAGAACGGGCGGTTCCCCTCTCCAGCGGAGGTCGTTGGGGCCGACCCCACCTATGTCGGAAGGGTGCGGCAGGCGCTGGACTTCCCGAACACGCTCGACTTCTTCGTCTGCGGTGACAACCTGCGCAAGGGTGCGGCGTTGAACACCTACGAGGTCGCGGAGCGGGTCGCGGCCGAACTGTGA